DNA sequence from the Halanaerobiales bacterium genome:
CTGATATTGAAATTTACAGATTTGAAGTGAAAAGATATAAAGAGTGAGGGATAAAATGAAAAAGATAGCTGAATTTCAAGAATCTATAGATAAAAAAGTTAAATGTAAACTTTGTCCTCATCATTGTTTAATTAAAAATGGAGATAGTGGTATTTGTGGTGTAAGAGAAAATAAAGATGGAACTTTATATACTAATAATTATGGGAAAATTAGTTCTATAGGCGTGGATCCTATTGAAAAAAAGCCGTTATATCATTTTTATCCAGCTTCTAGAATTTTATCTTTAGGAACTTATGGCTGTAATTTTAAATGTCAGTTTTGCCAAAACTGGAAAATTAGCCAGGGAAATCCTCCAACTCAGCAATTAACACCAGAAGAGGTTATAAATCTGGCAGAGCAAAAAAATGTAAAAAGCATAGCGTATACTTATTCTGAACCGGTAGTCTGGTATGAATATGTAAAAGAAACTGCCCAAAAAGCTGCAAAAAAGAATATAAAAAATGTACTGGTTACTAATGGATTTATTAATCCTGAACCTTTAGAGAATATATTACCATATATTGATGCGGCAAATGTTGACTTAAAATCTTTTAATGATGATTTTTATAAAAAATATGCTGGAGGAAGTTTAGATCCTGTAAAAGAGACAATAAAAACAATGGCAAACAATATTCATCTTGAAATTACTACTTTGCTTATTAATGATCTTAATGATGACAGAAAAGAATTGGAAAAATTATTTAAGTGGATTACAAATATAAATAAATCTATACCCCTTCATCTATCACGATATTTTCCAGCCCACAAGATGAATAGACCAGCAACAGAAATCAAAACTATGGAAAATGCTTATAATCTTGCAAAAGAATATTTGGATTATGTTTATCTGGGAAATTTACGGACTACTGAAAAAGGTAATACTTATTGTCCTCAATGTGGAAAAAAATTGATTTCCAGAAGTGGATATAATACTGAGGTTTTTCTTGAGAAAGGTGAATGTCCGGAATGTAGTTATGAAATTGCAGGAGTTTTTAAATAATATAAAATTAAGAAAAGAGCAGGGCTATTATTAAATAGCTCTGCTCTTTTTCTATGTTTTATTTATCTATATTTTTTAATGATCATTAGTAGATTTAGGATCTAAAGCATCTCTTAAACCATCACCTAATAGGTTATAATTTAAAACTGCTATAAATATCATAACACCTGGGATTAAAAGCCAGGGGAAACCCGTAATTTTAGTAACATTTTGAGCAGCAGTTAACATATTACCCCAGCTAGCATTTGGTTCCTGAATACCCAGGCCAAGAAAACTGAGTCCTGATTCCATAATAATATAACCAGGGATTGCTACAGTAGCTCTTACTATTACATAAGTAGCAGTACTGGGAAGAACATGTTT
Encoded proteins:
- the amrS gene encoding AmmeMemoRadiSam system radical SAM enzyme; translation: MKKIAEFQESIDKKVKCKLCPHHCLIKNGDSGICGVRENKDGTLYTNNYGKISSIGVDPIEKKPLYHFYPASRILSLGTYGCNFKCQFCQNWKISQGNPPTQQLTPEEVINLAEQKNVKSIAYTYSEPVVWYEYVKETAQKAAKKNIKNVLVTNGFINPEPLENILPYIDAANVDLKSFNDDFYKKYAGGSLDPVKETIKTMANNIHLEITTLLINDLNDDRKELEKLFKWITNINKSIPLHLSRYFPAHKMNRPATEIKTMENAYNLAKEYLDYVYLGNLRTTEKGNTYCPQCGKKLISRSGYNTEVFLEKGECPECSYEIAGVFK